In one window of Pseudobacteriovorax antillogorgiicola DNA:
- the rfbB gene encoding dTDP-glucose 4,6-dehydratase, translating into MRILVTGGAGFIGSAVIREAMARKYEKVVNVDKLTYAGDLKSLEPFQHDTRYAFELADICDAQRMRLLLEAHKPDIIMHLAAESHVDRSIDGPGAFIQTNIMGTYALLQASRDYYESLPPSQRHRFRFHHISTDEVYGTLGDEGLFTETTPYQPNSPYSASKASSDHLVRAWHHTYGLPTVITNCSNNYGPYQFPEKLIPLMILKGLSGEALPVYGKGENIRDWLYVEDHAKALLLAAEQGRVGECYNIGGRNERTNLQVVQTICDTLDELVPLKSGSSRRDLITFVQDRPGHDLRYAIDASKIEQELGWQAKENFDSGIRKTIQWYIEQEDVWCAHIKSKGATGQRVGLRKGSTETNI; encoded by the coding sequence ATGAGAATTCTGGTAACAGGCGGAGCAGGCTTTATTGGCTCAGCCGTCATTCGCGAGGCGATGGCAAGAAAGTACGAGAAGGTTGTAAACGTTGACAAGCTCACCTATGCGGGGGATCTCAAGTCCCTTGAGCCCTTTCAGCACGACACCCGATATGCCTTCGAACTAGCGGATATTTGTGATGCCCAAAGGATGCGCCTTCTGCTAGAAGCCCACAAGCCGGATATTATAATGCACCTGGCTGCCGAATCTCATGTAGATCGCTCTATCGATGGCCCTGGGGCATTTATCCAAACTAATATCATGGGCACTTATGCGTTGCTGCAAGCCTCGCGAGATTACTATGAGTCTCTTCCGCCATCGCAACGGCACCGCTTTCGCTTTCATCATATTTCAACTGACGAGGTCTACGGCACACTAGGTGACGAAGGCCTATTTACGGAAACAACTCCTTATCAACCCAACTCACCTTACTCAGCCAGTAAGGCCTCGTCGGACCACCTGGTAAGAGCTTGGCATCACACCTATGGCTTGCCCACTGTGATCACTAATTGCTCAAACAATTATGGGCCATACCAATTCCCCGAAAAACTGATTCCACTGATGATCCTTAAGGGGCTTTCGGGAGAAGCTTTGCCAGTATACGGTAAGGGAGAAAATATTCGTGACTGGCTGTATGTTGAAGATCATGCCAAAGCTCTGCTCCTTGCCGCTGAGCAAGGACGGGTGGGAGAGTGCTATAATATCGGTGGGCGCAACGAACGTACCAATCTCCAGGTAGTGCAGACTATCTGCGATACCCTAGACGAACTAGTCCCACTCAAGTCGGGCTCCTCTCGCCGGGACTTGATCACCTTTGTCCAGGATCGCCCTGGCCATGATCTGCGCTATGCGATTGATGCCAGTAAAATCGAACAGGAGCTGGGCTGGCAAGCTAAAGAAAACTTTGACTCTGGCATCCGTAAAACCATCCAATGGTACATCGAACAAGAGGACGTTTGGTGCGCGCACATTAAGAGTAAAGGCGCCACAGGACAAAGGGTTGGGCTAAGAAAAGGCTCTACGGAAACTAATATATAA
- the rfbC gene encoding dTDP-4-dehydrorhamnose 3,5-epimerase has translation MDVENTSIPDVKLVKPKIFGDHRGYFLETFHRDRYFDAGIQAEFVQDNLSKSNYGVLRGLHLQHPRSQGKLVSVIRGEVFDVAVDIRIGSPTFGKWVGVYLNETNKHQLWVPRGFAHGFVVTSDEAVFSYKCDEFYAPEHELSIKWDDPEIGIQWPVSEPKLSNKDQDGTPLKELNDNDLPKYQG, from the coding sequence ATGGACGTAGAAAATACGTCAATTCCCGACGTAAAACTCGTAAAACCAAAGATATTCGGTGATCATCGAGGGTACTTCCTAGAGACCTTCCATCGGGATAGATATTTTGATGCAGGGATCCAAGCCGAATTTGTACAAGATAATCTATCAAAGTCGAACTATGGAGTACTTAGAGGACTTCACCTTCAACACCCTAGATCCCAAGGAAAGCTCGTTTCTGTGATTCGAGGTGAAGTTTTTGATGTCGCCGTTGATATTCGCATCGGATCCCCAACATTTGGCAAATGGGTCGGGGTTTACCTCAATGAAACCAATAAGCATCAGCTTTGGGTACCTCGGGGCTTTGCTCATGGCTTCGTTGTTACCTCAGATGAAGCAGTTTTTTCCTACAAATGCGATGAGTTCTACGCTCCTGAGCATGAGTTATCGATAAAATGGGACGACCCCGAAATTGGCATCCAATGGCCTGTCTCTGAGCCTAAACTATCCAACAAGGATCAAGATGGAACGCCGCTTAAAGAGCTAAATGACAACGACCTTCCAAAATACCAGGGGTGA
- the rfbD gene encoding dTDP-4-dehydrorhamnose reductase: MKCLILGADGQVGFELCQQLSDSSYEIITTALEPEQGSRHQALDLSKQEQIFSFLSEVKPDLILNAAAYTAVDKAEEEQALAMAVNAHAVRALAGYAAETNALLVHYSTDYIFDGSGEKPRKESEPAKPVNWYGKTKWIGEQAVRESGCRHLIFRTSWVYGFHGHNFVKTMLRVGSSRKELNVVADQIGSPTSAFQIAEATIQAIAQVLEDLNKQNLAGTYHLTAKGFTSWANFAQEIFRQASRFDSGFGDVTVNDIPSKDYPTPAARPLNSRLDCSKLEGAFSYSRDNWQDQLALVVERIFSS; this comes from the coding sequence GTGAAATGTTTGATTTTAGGTGCTGACGGCCAGGTGGGATTCGAACTTTGCCAACAGCTGAGCGACAGCTCATATGAAATTATCACAACTGCCTTAGAGCCTGAGCAGGGATCTCGCCACCAGGCATTGGATTTATCTAAGCAGGAACAGATTTTCAGCTTTTTATCTGAGGTGAAGCCAGACTTAATTCTAAATGCCGCAGCTTACACTGCTGTAGACAAGGCAGAAGAAGAGCAAGCTCTAGCTATGGCTGTGAATGCCCATGCTGTACGCGCTTTGGCTGGCTATGCTGCTGAGACCAACGCCTTGTTGGTGCACTATTCCACAGATTATATTTTCGATGGTTCTGGTGAGAAGCCTCGAAAAGAGAGTGAACCCGCAAAGCCCGTTAATTGGTATGGCAAGACCAAATGGATTGGTGAGCAAGCAGTTCGAGAGAGCGGCTGCCGCCATCTTATTTTTAGAACGTCATGGGTTTATGGGTTCCATGGTCACAACTTTGTAAAAACTATGCTTCGGGTAGGATCATCCCGCAAAGAGCTGAATGTGGTCGCTGATCAGATAGGGTCTCCGACCAGTGCTTTTCAGATAGCAGAAGCCACCATTCAAGCAATTGCTCAGGTTCTTGAAGACTTAAACAAGCAAAATCTTGCTGGCACCTATCACTTAACTGCCAAGGGCTTCACCAGCTGGGCAAACTTTGCTCAGGAGATTTTTCGCCAGGCTAGTCGTTTCGATTCTGGGTTCGGTGATGTTACGGTGAACGATATTCCTTCTAAGGATTACCCGACTCCTGCGGCTCGGCCTTTGAACTCTCGCCTCGATTGTTCGAAGTTGGAAGGTGCATTTTCTTATTCGCGGGATAACTGGCAAGATCAGCTGGCTTTGGTGGTGGAGAGAATTTTTTCGTCTTAG